TAAAAGGCCACGATATGGAGCAATATCAGACTCAACCTGCAAGGAAAATTCAGTTTCTGCAAGGAGCAATCCAGCCAAAAATGCTCCCAATGCCATTGAAAGTCCAGCCTGTTCTAAGGAGGAGAAAAGGATAAAGTTGTTACTTAGACAGAATATAAGaacaacaaataataaaatgcaGTCATACCCTGGCTGTAAGTAGACTGGTCCCCAGAATAACAAGAAGTGTATTGGCAGAGAATATTTCTGCGTTTTGATTTTCTGCAATTTGTTTATAGATTGGTCGAAGCAACTGCAAAAACCACAGAAAAGGAAAATCAGACCACCTAAAAGGAAATTTAATGGAACACAAGCTATATTTcatattatcaaatttcatagaGATAATGATGGAATCCATtgaagaggagagaaaaaaacccCAGACATCTTATGAAAGGACACAAAAACGAAAGTAAAGAgagtattattttcttttcttttcttttttctcttcttaagtTTAAGCACTACAGCATCGGTAACCTAGAAATGGACTCTATATATCACTGATAAACCCCAAATAGCCATACAAATTACACAGAAGCTATATCATGATCCCCTTTGATAATATCATTGACCACAACATTAATTCTAAACCTTAGCACTTAATGGACTGTAGCAGATTCTATGTAATTATATGGTCAGAAGTATCCAATGAAAAGTAGTGCCAGGGTCATGGTAATCTCAGAGATGTCTGAAACTTACCAAGCGTCCACCAGCAATTATGGCAGTGATGGCAACCACTGCCTTAACAGCAGCCAGTCCAAGAGCTTCAGCAATGGCTTGGAAGCCAACCTGAAAGGCAACAGATGATCTTTCCTCATATGACAGAATGTGGCACAAGAATCCATAGTGATGACAATAGCAAACAACAATAGGCACAACCATAAGTAAATATTGTCCAGACTTATACTCAGaagaattaataaattattctgtattaaatgatcgtCTTTAGAGCACCACCAAAGGCTGCATATAACTCCTGTAATCTTAACACGTTTTACTAAAACAGAACACCAGGAAGACTTTAGTTCCCTAAATAATGAAACAAAGATGCAGTACCAAGGAACTTCTGAGGGAAGTGCAGCATGATAATATGGAACTCTTTTTTATTGAACAACGTGATATATCCATCTGTGGTGCAACACTATTTGTTTACTATTTTTACAGTTAACAGATTAACTTCTTTTTTATCAGAAGTTAACAGATTAACATCTGTAGGGTTTCAAGTACCATCGGCCCTTATACAGTTCATAGAATAACTATTTTGACCAGTATGATCACAGATCATGTTTGAGTCATGAATAAGTACTGGCAATGCCTCAGAAAATAAGTATTCATGGCATTCATCGCCATAtgtaatcaaataataaaaggaaaacccaaggaaaagaaaatattacccCGCCTTTGGATGAATTGGGTGAAATAAGAGGAATGAGTATCAGCAAAACAACAACAGCCAAATCCTGTAAGAAAccgaaaaaaaaggaaacaattattcttgaaaccctatttttctctaaaaaattatgataaactTAGAAGGCAAAGTGCAGCCAAGAGAAAAACAAGAAGGAATGGATATTCTTATCAAGAAAAAAGGCTTTATGGGAgctaaatactaatattatgcCTCTTTACATATTAGTTTCATATTTTCCTCCTTGCTTATTGTGAAGATAGAGGCACATGGCATGGTAAGCAACAATGTGTATATCAGCAAACAAGAAGCAGTTCAGGCAGGAATATCATCTGAATAAAAGAGCTGCAATATCTAACtcaagaaatttatttcaaggCGCTTCTTGAAACATACTTTCAAAACTAACCTGGAAAAGCAAGACAGAAAATGTAGCACGTCCATGGCGTGATGTGCTCTCACCACGTTCTTGCAACACCTGCAAAGGAGGTCAACAAGATTTGCTTCACTTATCCACTGATAAAATATCAACTCATGGATTCCTGCCGTTTTCACTGACATAGAGATAAATAGACAAGtatggagagtgagatgagatgagaatttttttgaatagtagtaagatagtttgtgaatagtagtgagatagtttgagacgtttggattcgaagatgacttgagatgagttgagatggattgtaaatagtaatgagatgagttgtgaatagtagtaagatttgtgagttcaagttactgaatagtaatgaatagtagtgagatgagttgagatgagttgagatgagctgagatgagctgcgaatccaaacgtctccttaatgTTTTATGAGGCTTTGGGAAAGAAGAGacaaaaagttgaataaaaaatattataaagttaaaatattgttagaatatagttttttaatattatttttgtttggggatatgaaaaagttgaattggtttttattttttgtttgaaagtttgggaaagttgtaatgattaatttgaaagtatttgttttgagtgatgtttgggaaggaggtgggatgagatgagatgagaattttgggatggAAACTACTTCCAAACAAGCCTAAGTGACATGTTCAACAAGTGCCATAAGAAACTGTGATTAGCCGCATATCGTAATATCATGGATCAAGTCCAACAGGtagtttttgaagattttgCAAGACTTTAGAAGTAATTAATACTTGAAGGTGAAACACGATTCAAAGAATACATGAGTCTATTTTCTGGTATTAGATACTCGAGAATATTTCGTATTGGTGAAATGTTTGGTTTAGGAGGTTTATATATTGGTAAAATTGGTGTCCTAGTACAGGGAAACGGGAATgtcttagggtaggtttggggggtgagatgagaattttgtgttttgttttgaagtttaaaatattaagttttaatattattattgttttgggatttgaaaaaagtgtattgggatttgaaaaagttgaattgtttattatattttgtatggggatttgaaaaatgtgtaatgatgagatgagatgagatgagaattttgtgttttgttttatgctccaaacctgcccttagaagTGGGAGCCAAAAATGCTCATTATAGCTACATAGTTACCTGCAATACAACAGCAGTGGATGATAAAGCCAGGCCATTCCCAATGACGATTGCAGCAGGACCAGTCTGCCCACAAACAAAATGGGCAACCAAACCAACCACCACTGCTGTCACCAAAACCTGCATTTGTTATGCACATTAAGAGTCAAAGGTAAACCAAACACGTGATTTTTTCattagaaatataagttttataaaaaaattaaggaaaaaaagaggCACTAACTAAACACAGATAAAACCCATAAAAGATGAAGTTTTTCAATCACCTGAGCAGAGCCTAAACCAAAAACATATTTCTTCATGGAACTTAGCCTTTCAACAGAGAGCTAAAATATCCAGCTCAAAATATCAGTCAATGACTTTTCATTAGAACAGATAAAATACAAAGATAGAACagcaagattttataaaaataaaccccaCCTCAAGGCCAATATTGAATAACAAGAAAACAACTCCAAATTCAGCAATTGCCTTTGTCCCGTGCACGTGACGAATGATGGAAAGGCCATAGGGCCCAATCAAGATCCCAGCAGCCAAGTAACCAAGAACGGGACTTCCTATAATTACAGCAGATAAAATATACACCATCAATGAAACACTGTAGAAAactttgatcataaattagaaaagaaaaaaaaaaaaaacagtagcATAGGTGCAGTTGATGCCATGATGGCCAGGTGTATAAAGAACCAGAAACATTTTTTACACCAAAAACATTTCTGGAAAAGTTTAAGAAAGCTAACTAGATGGCAAACAAGGAAAGTGATATATAGAATGGAAAAAACTTCTTGATAGTTTGTTGGTTAAGGGTTCTGTTCAGTGATATGTGATCACATAACTTTTTAgtaaacaagaattttattgatgatataaagCAGCCTAGCCCAAGTAcgtgggacatatacaagagtgaCACCTATGCATGAATGTTTAGCGATCCAAGAAAATCATGGCTATTCAAGCCATTGAAATCTGTTAGAATCGACCAATtgaataaattgtttttaaaaaatatttctaagcACGTCCATTGACCACGATCATGCTCCTAAATGAGTTCAAATTCTGAAAACATCTACAACTGCAACATCATTACATTCGACAACAAAGTTCAAGGCTAGTTAAAAGTATATAGGAATTCAAATACCTCCAGGAATTTTCTGAAATATAGGCACAAATATTACACTAGCAAGCAATAACCACAACATGTCGAAGAGGGAAGCTTCCTCCTCATTCACCTAAGAAATGATTGTTTACATGATCAGATCAAAAAGTTGTAGACATGTGGACTTGAGACAAAAAGGTGGAAGTAGTGCAGGGAAATACAATGGCATACCTCTTCAAGCGGAAGCTGAGCAATTAGTTTTTTGACTCTCTTAGGTATTTTCCGTAATTGTCGAATCAGAGGCTTTGCACTTGAGGAGACTTCTTCTATACCAGCTTCAAAACTAGTGCCAACGACCTCTGGAGGTTGCAGCAGCAGAGCATTCCTCTCAGCTCGATTAGCATAGAAGGTGACCCTGTGATATATTTCAGCATCTTGTGATCAGTGGAAGGCAAAATTTTATAATAGGTATAAAAAgcccattaaaaaattaaagcacaGGATTGTCCATCtgaaaaactgaaaaagaaaatatatatatataatatttaaggcATTCAAGTACTGCCTgccttcctttttttctttctctggcAACACCAAGAGGGCATGacccaagaaataaaaaaacagaaaatcacAAATGGGAAACTAGAAATGTAAAGAGTCGATGAAACTAAAATGACCAATTATTAGGGGAAAAACCTGCATTTAGTAGTGACACATAACATtcctaaagaaaataatattattctttcagAAACAGAAATTTAGATCAGATGACTCATGCACACAgactgaataataataattgaaaccAAGAAGTAGCATGCATATGTTATACATACCCTGCTCCAAATAGCAACAGCCCAACAACTAGCTTGGGCCATTGCTTCCTCACAGACTCCATGACACCCTGGAAAACTGATGATGGTGTCAACTCAGTCCCATCTACAGTAAAGGAGAAAAACGATGCAGAAAAGAAGCGAGAAGATTTCTTCACTAATGCCTTGGGAGCATTAAAGGGTGACATCTCCTTTGTCAAATCCTTCTGCATGTCCTGCTTTTTTGTCTGAACCACattctttgatttttctgcTTCTAATTCAGCTTCCTTAGGTGTGTCTAGAGTTAACTTTCCATTTTCATGATCACTCTGATCATCAGATTGATTCAAGTATTCAGAACTCTGATTGCTTTTGCCAGGTTGACTATCTGGTAAAGGCTTGGCAACAAAGGAATCACCATCAGTTGACACATCACTGTCCCTTTCAACAGAAACATCACCAGAAACACCTTGGACTGTGTTCTCCTCCTCAATCACGGCCTCGTCAATCACGGCCTGTCCTTGGATCGTTTCTGAAGGATCAACAGAAGAACTAGACAGATGTTTATCTGCCCTCTGTAATGCAATCTCTGTGTCATTCACACGTTGTGTGGCCTCAAGTTCAAAGGCAACAGCTTGTTCTGCTAAAAGCATAATATTCGTCACATCCTCCTCCGCTTTCAAGGCATTGAGTTGCGCTTTCTCTGCAACATCATTCAACCTGTCCACTTCCTTCTGCAACTCCTCCTTTTTACTCTGTACACGCCTCAACTCTACCTCACAATTTGTCAAATTCTCCCGACATTCCTTAATCTCTTCCTGAGCAGCTAGAAGCGCTTTTTCCTcttcattaatattattttccacATCACGCTCTCCGGAATCTTCCAAAGAATTATTTCCTCTTTTTGCAAACTCCAACGATTCGACCACCACCTGAAGCCTTGACTCAGCTAATGAAAGAGCCATTGTTGCTTTTTGAACAGCTTCCTTGGCAATGCACTCTTCGTTCACTATCTCTTGGATAGTATCAAGGGTAGAATTAACATCATTCCAAGCATTTGCTGCTTCATCCTGCAAGGCAATTGCAGCCTCCGATATCCTCTGAGCCTTTTCCTCGAAAACAGTGCTATTGAGCCGTGCAACTTCTAGTTCTTTCATTGCCTTTTGCAATAATTCCCTCAGTTCATCCACGCTAGGTACTTCCACTTCTTCTCCTTGCCCCTCTTCTTCTCTGGAACCACTAAACTCGCCACCATCAACTCCTGAGTTCTCATCACTACTTTCCATGAAATCCACATTTCGACCATTCCCATTAGCATATGCTAAAGAATCATTACTTTGACACCATGTCCAAACTGCTCTTGACCCTTTAAAAGAATTGTCATTACAAAAGAAAGACCATCTCAAATTTGAACTCCAAAATCGACTATGAAAGTCACCAGTGTCAACCCTAGTTGAGTTCTTGGAACTACTAGAAGCaataatttcttttgacttCTTACTTAAATGCGGCTTCAAAATAATTCTCGAATTACCCATAAAGTTGCAGCCAAAACCTCTGCTTTTAAACTGCGAATGGGAATTAAAACGATACAAATTCTTATAGCTTGTATCCTCACAGCCATGGAACACCTTCGGCTGCCTAAAACTACAAGCAAAATCCATATCTCTCAACCTTTGTGGAAGATTACTCTACGGCGCAAAAATCTTCATACAAACTCGACAATACTTTTCAGACATACGACACCTTGTAGTCAAGTACCTGGTAAAAGagaatcaaattcaaaaaatgaaatataaattttaaaaaaccgAATCCTGTCCTCATTACTTCCGTATAAAACCGATTTTCAACAACCCTAGAACCGCGAAAATATGCGTAGGCATGTTGCGTACACCCACATAGGCTcataaatacatgttattttgtATGCCAGAATGAATGTGATAGAATAAAAATTGGCACTATTTTAAGCTGCTAGCCATGAGCACCAATAATACTCACAgtgtgaaaataattaatatatgtatataaaaatcTATGCGTACGTAGGCATGTGTATGAATGGATGGACTAACCGATCATCATTAGGAACTTTGGGATCGAACCGAGAAAATCAATGGCGGATTGTTCGAGAAGTTACGAGCGGAAAATGAAGCAACTAAGAACAAATCAATTAGACCTTATATCATTGGACTTTTCTTCTTCGTAGTAAATGAATATAGTTTCTCACACTAGGCACTGCTTTCTCTGTACTTTCTCGCCGTTTGTTTGGAAGGTAAGAAACTCCGAGAAAAATGAGAGTTGTCTGAGAAATCATGCTCATTACTAACATTGGTGgactaattttaagttaagtgaTTTTACAGAAATGACCTTCATGAATTATAATATTACCAGTTGATGTACTCGAGGATTATCCGCAGAAATCCTAATACTCCCACTCGCACTTGATGCGCGTGTAACACCATTCAATGGTGCAACAGTCTAGAATTCCAagtttttatctctcatttgatGGAAATTCATGCCTATAATAAAGTCTATTGTTTCATAGTATTGGTAGTGGTTTATGCAtctttatatacaaaattatcctttttaaataataattttacatataaaaaaaaaactctcatattggtttatgcattttttaattaaataataataaaatattattatttttttattttttatttgttttctaaaattatttttttatatatattttataattaacatccattttgtattatcaacttagtacaaattttatgtatcaaaagcatcttaatataaattctacaaagttgattttaatgggtaggagagagaaaaaataataaaataatatttgaagaatgaatagtgcttcttcaaatttgaagaagcactatttatagctatgcaaaaatttagagatgcataagttaatgtagatgaatttaaagacatattctttaaatttgaagatgaagatgaagatagaaAAGCCACTACCAATGCCCAAGGCCTCATTTTGATAGTGAGATTGTTtcttctcatcttatcattataatttttttaaattcttacataaaatataaaaaataattcaactttttcatttctcaaaataataataatattaaaaaataatattctaacaatattttatttaatttttaattttcatcttaacttatattatctcaactcactagcCAAAAGCACCTAAATTATGGAGGCATTATATGGTATGcgtgttagtattttttttttatgttgtgttagtattaaataaaaaaaattatatttgcaatcgtgaaaTACGTAAACGCCgtgtaatcttttttttaaaaatgagtaaaaacagaatccacataaaaaaaagtaattttttaataataaactctactaTTTTAAGTAATTGTGCAGTGCTTACGAACTCatacgtaacattactcttaaaaaaaacatagctAATATGTATCTTTACAAATATATTCCAAtacccccaaaaaaaataaaaagttaaactaataaaataaaaataattatatatccacttaaattactaattttactcaattttaatattattaaataaagagcaattaatatttataattaatagccGTTGGTCCCTCTATTCATTTATACAAAGTTTGTGAGGCTTTTTTTCATCACTAACGTCatagaaacaaattaagaagatCAATAAGGAGATAAAAAGATCAATTTGCCAACACTTTGATCATGATAATTTCCCAACAAAAGAACTAACTTGAAACAAGAATGAACACATTGCTCCACtcctttttttataacttttgaaatCAGCTTTAAATCTCGAAATTATATTCTGCGAACAAGTTTAAGTTGGCATATAATTGTTTCAAGAATTCATGCAAAAAGGGTATACATGCACCCATGTTGTAACCATAATAATATAATTCGAAGTGTCTTCTAAGATTGCTCTTGTGTAGTAGTACTATTGTCCTCGGGTTCTTCCGGCTTTGGCTCTAGGTCCGCTGCTTCAGGCGACGGCGTCGGAGTCAGCTGATCATTCTTCTTCTGTGTAGTTGCCTGCAAAACGTGGTGATAGTTTCCTTTCTCCATGAAGAGCCGAGAGAAATGGTGCTTGCAGTAGAGGACTCCATCAAGAGCAGCATATGAAGAATGTGTCAAAGGACACCCTCCATGAGCACACCTAAAGCATGTCTTGTGGTAGCATTCTCCTTCCAGTGTCACCTAATGGGTAAAGCCAAAAAGAAtcaataacaataattaaaggGTTAATAATTTGTTCAAGGAGACCAACCATCTCGACTTTGAAGAAGCCTCCTACTTGAAGGCCGCTAATATACGAAGAATACAACCTCCACGTactatttatatgatataatttgatttataaaaaaaatagatattatctttatgaatataattttctcGAACGGATTTAGAATATTTGGCTATGTTCAAATTGCACCTAGTTGCTAAGCGAGTTTTAAAgcaaataattcaatatttattgaaaaatggcTCATTCTTTAGGATATAGAAacggttttatctcatc
This window of the Juglans regia cultivar Chandler chromosome 12, Walnut 2.0, whole genome shotgun sequence genome carries:
- the LOC109012107 gene encoding K(+) efflux antiporter 2, chloroplastic-like, which encodes MDFACSFRQPKVFHGCEDTSYKNLYRFNSHSQFKSRGFGCNFMGNSRIILKPHLSKKSKEIIASSSSKNSTRVDTGDFHSRFWSSNLRWSFFCNDNSFKGSRAVWTWCQSNDSLAYANGNGRNVDFMESSDENSGVDGGEFSGSREEEGQGEEVEVPSVDELRELLQKAMKELEVARLNSTVFEEKAQRISEAAIALQDEAANAWNDVNSTLDTIQEIVNEECIAKEAVQKATMALSLAESRLQVVVESLEFAKRGNNSLEDSGERDVENNINEEEKALLAAQEEIKECRENLTNCEVELRRVQSKKEELQKEVDRLNDVAEKAQLNALKAEEDVTNIMLLAEQAVAFELEATQRVNDTEIALQRADKHLSSSSVDPSETIQGQAVIDEAVIEEENTVQGVSGDVSVERDSDVSTDGDSFVAKPLPDSQPGKSNQSSEYLNQSDDQSDHENGKLTLDTPKEAELEAEKSKNVVQTKKQDMQKDLTKEMSPFNAPKALVKKSSRFFSASFFSFTVDGTELTPSSVFQGVMESVRKQWPKLVVGLLLFGAGVTFYANRAERNALLLQPPEVVGTSFEAGIEEVSSSAKPLIRQLRKIPKRVKKLIAQLPLEEVNEEEASLFDMLWLLLASVIFVPIFQKIPGGSPVLGYLAAGILIGPYGLSIIRHVHGTKAIAEFGVVFLLFNIGLELSVERLSSMKKYVFGLGSAQVLVTAVVVGLVAHFVCGQTGPAAIVIGNGLALSSTAVVLQVLQERGESTSRHGRATFSVLLFQDLAVVVLLILIPLISPNSSKGGVGFQAIAEALGLAAVKAVVAITAIIAGGRLLLRPIYKQIAENQNAEIFSANTLLVILGTSLLTARAGLSMALGAFLAGLLLAETEFSLQVESDIAPYRGLLLGLFFMTVGMSIDPKLLVSNFPIISGTLGLLIGGKTILVALVGRLFGISIISAIRVGLLLAPGGEFAFVAFGEAVTQGIMSSQLSSLLFLVVGISMAITPWLAAGGQLMASRFELHDVRSLLPVESETDDLQDHIIICGFGRVGQIIAQLLSERLIPFVALDVRSDRVAVGRALDLPVYFGDAGSREVLHKVGAERACAAAVTLDTPGANYRTVWALSKYFPNVKTFVRAHDVDHGLNLEKAGATAVVPETLEPSLQLAAAVLAQAKLPASEIAATINEFRSRHLSELTELLCQNTGSSLGYGFSRGAGRPKTQSSDPSDENQVTEGTLAI